The following proteins are encoded in a genomic region of Amphiura filiformis chromosome 18, Afil_fr2py, whole genome shotgun sequence:
- the LOC140138771 gene encoding uncharacterized protein, producing MWEKNMWNLTLTGIMKMFHSSNSNLFCPANCSGHGDCHNGTCICEVQYKGGECSDYNNAYFIAFGIIFYLLSIICTVQLVLCIRSEFQKAKNPSWAKVMRRVTTQKLIYVFIILAALSRGLYFSLQQYMSTSWASNLLSIYYPLLLSCCSLIVCFWAEAFHLTEKEHNNPGFLSKSFLYFILFNILLYILLLAQFVATEIASDKFDYLIQIFNGCFATLMVVVLVFFLAYGVEVFFKVKGAFADASMTFDFRTLHLSRFGLVFQGALQICTAFFLMLSVTAPKWKDDIPILKRNIYDVLFRMVELGVAVWFPCVLWKSQSPETLWILNPTKLLRQTTDEEQQKEKDSLLGCRKRQPPSYQSTDNAQKPGKELECWICYDMERKDAGPIIEPCQCKGDVGGVHHECLRRWLLEVMDDPEALRCKVCKSRYHLKDGPLLICKGFQLQQVFLTFFCLGMMAAGPTVAYYVYQEFPSNTANIISIGGCVLLEMACFKYLGMSIVQAYQRAKIRSIRIVDKKVHPIKSSSKRKNKSHKKDAFTVSGDIAESLDSIAGFGTSNEHTTRAIVETPPRTLVVPETSGGPSSLHETL from the exons ATGTGGGAGAAAAACATGTGGAATCTAACGTTAACAGGAATCATGAAGATGTTCCATTCATCCAACTCAAATTTATTCTGCCCGGCCAACTGTTCCGGGCATGGGGACTGTCACAATGGGACCTGTATCTGTGAG GTGCAATACAAAGGCGGGGAGTGCTCAGATTACAACAATGCTTACTTCATAGCATTTGGTATCATCTTTTATTTACTCAGTATAATATGTACAGTGCAATTG gtgctATGTATTCGCTCAGAATTCCAGAAGGCAAAGAACCCATCATGGGCCAAAGTGATGCGGAGAGTGACAACTCAGAAATTGATCTACGTGTTCATCATTCTGGCTGCGCTAAGTCGAGGCCTCTATTTCTCATTGCAA CAATACATGTCTACATCATGGGCTAGTAATCTTCTCAGCATATATTATCCATTACTCCTATCCTGCTGTTCTCTCATAGTGTGCTTCTGGGCTGAG GCATTCCACCTGACGGAGAAAGAACACAATAATCCAGGATTCCTGAGCAAGTCTTTCCTCTATTTCATCCTCTTCAACATACTCCTCTACATCCTCCTCCTTGCTCAGTTCGTAGCGACAGAAATCGCATCGGATAAATTTGACTATCTGATACAGATTTTCAATGGATGCTTTGCTACTCTTATGGTTGTTGTATTAGTTTTCTTCCTTGCATATGGTGTAGAAGTATTTTTTAAG GTTAAAGGTGCATTTGCAGACGCCAGTATGACCTTTGACTTTCGTACCCTGCACTTATCACGGTTTGGTTTAGTGTTCCAAGGAGCTCTGCAGATATGTACGGCTTTCTTTCTTATGCTCAGCGTAACAGCACCAAAATGGAAAGATGA CATTCCAATCTTGAAGCGAAACATCTATGACGTCTTGTTCAGAATGGTTGAGCTTGGTGTTGCCGTATGGTTCCCGTGTGTCCTCTGGAAGTCTCAAAG TCCTGAAACCCTTTGGATACTAAATCCCACCAAGTTATTACGACAAACTACCGATGAGGAGCAACAGAAAGAGAAGGATTCGCTACTCGGCTGCAGGAAACGTCAGCCTCCGTCATATCAGTCGACTGATAATGCACAGAAACCTGGAAAGG AATTGGAGTGCTGGATATGCTACGATATGGAACGTAAAGATGCTGGGCCAATCATAGAACCATGTCAGTGTAAAGGCGATGTAGGCGGTGTACATCATGAGTGCTTAAGAAGATGGTTGCTTGAG GTGATGGACGATCCTGAGGCTCTGCGGTGTAAAGTGTGCAAATCTAGA TATCATCTCAAAGACGGACCTCTTCTCATCTGTAAAGGCTTTCAGTTACAGCAAGTTTTCCTGACATTTTTCTGTCTTGGGATGATGGCAGCTGGTCCCACCGTGGCATATTACGTGTACCAAGAATTCCCATCCAATACAGCTAATATAATAAGCATAGGGGGATGCGTGCTATTGGAAATGGCATGTTTCAA ATACCTAGGAATGAGTATCGTCCAAGCGTACCAAAGAGCCAAAATCAGATCGATAAGAATCGTCGACAAAAAGGTCCACCCAATCAAATCGTCAtcaaaaaggaaaaacaaatctCACAAAAAAGACGCCTTCACTGTGAGTGGAGACATAGCCGAGTCCTTAGACTCTATCGCAGGATTCGGAACAAGCAATGAACACACTACAAGAG